In Humulus lupulus chromosome 7, drHumLupu1.1, whole genome shotgun sequence, the following are encoded in one genomic region:
- the LOC133792031 gene encoding uncharacterized protein LOC133792031: MPSYVKFMKEILSKKRKMETMALTEEYSEILQSIMPQKLRDPGSFTIPYIIENFECKHALCDLETNINLMPLYVFHRPGLGEARPTTIVVHLADRSVKHPRVIIEDVLMKLDKFIFLADFIVLDMEEDATYHTWKTILSHGTSTD; the protein is encoded by the coding sequence ATGCCCAGTTATGTaaaattcatgaaggagattttgtcaaagaaaagaaaaatggaaactATGGCTTTGACAGAAGAGTATAGTGAAATTTTACAAAGCATAATGCCCCAGAAGCTAAGAGATCCGGGGAGCTTTACTATCCCATACATTATAGAGAATTTTGAGTGCAAGCATGCATTATGTGATTTGGAGACAAATattaatctgatgcccttatATGTTTTTCACCGACCTGGTTTGGGTGAAGCTAGGCCAACAACAATTGTTGTACATTTGGCAGATCGATCAGTGAAGCACCCAAGGGTTATTATTGAAGATGTCCTAATGAAATTGGACAAATTTATTTTTCTTGCTGACTTCATTGTTCtagatatggaggaggatgctACCTATCATACTTGGAAGACCATTCTTAGCCACGGGACAAGCACTGATTGA